The genomic interval GACCTTTCTCAAGTGGAAGGAGGGCCTCGAACTTGAGGCCTCTGAGCGGAAGCGTTATCTCCCCTATAAACACCCTTATTATGCCTTTCAGCTTTCGCAGACGAGCCAGAAGATGCCTAAAAAGGATCTCATTGCCTTTCTTGATATGCTTGCGGGGTTTGATGTCAATGTAAAGAGAGGTACCAGGTATGGCCGCACCCACCTTGAATACGGTCTTTTAAGGAAATAGATAGATGATACATGTTGTGCTCTTCATTCTCACCATTGCCTCAACGTTTTTTGTCGGAGGCTTCTTTTACAGCGTTGCCATTATGGCAATACTTCTCGCCCATGAGATGGGGCACTATTTCATGAGCAGGCGGTACGGCATCCCTGCCACGCTTCCCTATTTTATCCCTTTCCCGCTTTCCCCGTTCGGCACCTTCGGAGCGATTATCAAGATGAAAGGCGTCATTATCAACAAGAGGGCGCTCTTCGATATCGGTGTCGCAGGGCCGCTGTCCGGTTTTGTTGTTGCCGTACCTTTTATCATCATCGGCATCAGGTTGTCACATGTCCAGCCCGTGCCGGACAGTATGTCGTATATGCAGCTTGGTGATCCGCTGCTGTTTAAGGTTCTGCAGGAAATTCTCATCGGAAATATTCCCGAGGGCTATGATCTCGTACTCCACCCCTGCGCCTATGCGGGATGGGTGGGTCTCTTTGTCACGGCCCTCAATCTCCTGCCCGTGGGACAACTCGACGGCGGACACGTTGTCTATGCGGTCTTCGGAGAGCGGAGTAAATGGATATTCGGGGCATCGATCGTACTGCTCGGCGTACTTACCGCCTTCTATAACCCCGGTTGGCTGCTTCTTGTTATCATTCTTCTCATATTCGGCATGCGGCATCCGCATCCTGTAGATATGGAAACAGAGCTCGACGCCAAGCGAAAGGTCCTCGCTTTCATCATACTGGTCATATTCATCCTTTCCTTTACTCCGTCACCATTCCCGGGATTGAACATATTCAAGGATGAAGGGATTTTGACATGAATTATCAGGAGGTCTTTTCATTTGTGCTGTTGTTTATCACGATGCTTCTGTGGGGGACGACGCCTCTTTTCGAAAAGATAGGCCTGAGAGACGTGGAGCCGCTTACCGGCATTCTCATCAGGAGCGCGGCGATAACGGTTATACTGCTTGTCGTGTATATCTTTTCGGGAAGGATCCACGAACTGACAAAGGTATCATTGAAGAATTATACACTTTTTACCGCAAGCGGGGTTATGGCGGGCCTTGTGGGCATGTGGACCTATTTTTACCTCCTGAAGTCCGGCATGACCTCGAAGATTGTCCCTATAGCCGCCTCCTATCCTTTGATAACGGCCATCCTGAGTATAGCCATCCTGGGAGAGGCAATGACTTTACAGAGGATTATCGGGATCATCATGACGATAGCCGGCATAATCCTCGTTCAAAGCTCATAGAATAAAAAGTGAAAGGTGAAAAGTAAAAGGTGAGAAAGTTTAAAACATTTTAATAGTCTTTAATACTTTTACTATGGGCTATGAGCTGTTTTTCCCCCTTACGGCTCACGACTTCCGGTTCAATATTGTTATGCAACCAATAATCTGTGACAGGTGTCCGGTTTTTAAAAGACCGGCCTTACGCTCTTTGCAGGTTGGAGGCCGAGGCTGGTGATGATCTCCGCATCTTCCAGGCTGTCCATATAGTCCCTTCTTCCGTCGATGACATCCTGTGCTTCGTCTTTCTTGAAGTAGATGTGGATGTACTCGATGAATCCGCCGTATGTATTGCACTGGGAGTAATCACGGACAGGCCAGTATATGCCGAATTCCAGGCCCTCGATATCATCTCTGTCAAGGTCGCTGCTTTTGATAAATTTTAAGTATTTCGGGAATGCGGTCGTGAGAACATGAGAGAACCGGCCCTCCGGTTTTGTTGTATTCTCATCGAAGTATACGTCCGAAGGCCTGATATTTACCATGATATAGTGAAGTTTATTATTATTTTGATCTGTCAGGATTGTGATGCCGATGCCTTCCTGATATACGCCTACATTGGACCGGGTAAATCTCTGATAGATATCCCTGATAAGATCTGCGTTTTTCTGATGCAATGATTGTACCCGTGGATCCTCATAGGTGCTTTTGATACTTTCTGATTCTGTTTTTGCTACATAAACCGCTCCGGTGCCGGCGCAGCCAAACAGGAAGAAGGCGAGACTAACGACAACAGTGAATTTCACTTTTTTTCCTCCTTTTTCAGTATCTCTACTAGCTCTGTCAGGTCTTCCCTGATCTCATTGAGGATTCGTTTGTGATTTGCGAGGTACTGTTTTGCTCCATCAATGGTGAAACGTTTTTCGTGGAGTAGTTTCTTTATCGTAAAGATGATCTCGAGGTCTTTCTTTTTGTATAATCGCTGCCCCGTGGGGCTCTTAATGGGCTTTATGTCTTTGAACTCCTGTTCCCAGTACCTGAGTACGTGGGGTTTCAGGCCCGTTAAGTTGCAGACCTCCTTTATTCTGTAGAATACCCTATCAGGAATATCCTTGTTCATTGTCTGCTTTTGTTGTTAATTTCGTCCTTCAAAACCTGGCTTAGCCTGAAGCTGAGAACCTGCCGTTCGGTGATCTTGATCTCTTCGCCTGTCTGGGGGTTTCTGCCGCGCCGGGCTTTTTTCTTTCTTACGAAGAAATTGCCGAACCCGGATATCTTGACATTATCGCCATTCTCAAGCGTATCCTTGATGATCTCGAAAAAGGTGTCGACGATATTTGCGCACTCCCTCTTGGAAAACCCGAGTTTCTCATAAAGATTTGTAACAATATCTATCTTGGTCATACGCCCTCCTTATGCCCTTAACGAAATTCCATCTATATTTGTAAG from Syntrophorhabdaceae bacterium carries:
- a CDS encoding EamA family transporter, which gives rise to MNYQEVFSFVLLFITMLLWGTTPLFEKIGLRDVEPLTGILIRSAAITVILLVVYIFSGRIHELTKVSLKNYTLFTASGVMAGLVGMWTYFYLLKSGMTSKIVPIAASYPLITAILSIAILGEAMTLQRIIGIIMTIAGIILVQSS
- a CDS encoding integration host factor subunit alpha; the protein is MTKIDIVTNLYEKLGFSKRECANIVDTFFEIIKDTLENGDNVKISGFGNFFVRKKKARRGRNPQTGEEIKITERQVLSFRLSQVLKDEINNKSRQ
- a CDS encoding MerR family transcriptional regulator; the encoded protein is MNKDIPDRVFYRIKEVCNLTGLKPHVLRYWEQEFKDIKPIKSPTGQRLYKKKDLEIIFTIKKLLHEKRFTIDGAKQYLANHKRILNEIREDLTELVEILKKEEKK
- a CDS encoding site-2 protease family protein; the protein is MIHVVLFILTIASTFFVGGFFYSVAIMAILLAHEMGHYFMSRRYGIPATLPYFIPFPLSPFGTFGAIIKMKGVIINKRALFDIGVAGPLSGFVVAVPFIIIGIRLSHVQPVPDSMSYMQLGDPLLFKVLQEILIGNIPEGYDLVLHPCAYAGWVGLFVTALNLLPVGQLDGGHVVYAVFGERSKWIFGASIVLLGVLTAFYNPGWLLLVIILLIFGMRHPHPVDMETELDAKRKVLAFIILVIFILSFTPSPFPGLNIFKDEGILT